Proteins encoded by one window of Collimonas fungivorans:
- a CDS encoding amidohydrolase codes for MSADMILLNGRFHTVDKTQPLAAAVAIQDGKFIAVGDAEEAMRHRGATTQVIDLNGRTVIPGLNDSHLHLIRGGLNYSLELRWEGVPSLADALRMLKQQALRTPHPQWVRVVGGWTEFQFAEKRMPTLEEINAAAPDTPVFILHLYDRALLNRAALRAVGYTKDTPNPPGGEIQRDAAGNPTGMLIAKPNAMILYATLAKGPALPHEQQVNSTRQFMRELNRLGLTSAIDAGGGFQNYPEDYAIIDQLARDQQLTIRIAYNLFTQRKGQELEDFQKWTGMVSPGQGDDFYRHNGAGEMLVFSAADFEDFLEPRPELAAGMEDELEKVVRHLVSQRWPFRLHATYNESISRMLDVFEKVNREIPFDGLHWIFDHAETITPQNIERVRVLGGGIAIQHRMAFQGEYFVDRYGAEAAAHTPPIARMLEMGVPVGAGTDATRVASYNPWTALYWLVSGRTVGGMKLYDSAARLPRETALELWTNGSAWFSSEQGKKGRIKQGQLADLAVLSADFFSVDEDSIKALESVLTVVGGKIVYGAAEFGPLAPPPIPVLPDWSPVKNVPGHYRPVSQQRQALPHQCAGACGVHAHAHDAARKSTVPISDYSGFWGALGCSCFAF; via the coding sequence ATGAGCGCAGACATGATTTTGTTGAACGGCCGTTTTCACACGGTCGACAAGACACAGCCGCTGGCGGCAGCGGTGGCGATACAGGATGGAAAATTCATTGCCGTCGGCGATGCCGAAGAGGCGATGCGTCACCGCGGTGCGACGACCCAGGTGATCGACCTGAACGGCCGCACCGTGATCCCCGGCCTGAACGACTCCCACTTGCACCTGATCCGCGGCGGCCTCAACTACAGCCTGGAATTGCGCTGGGAAGGCGTGCCTTCGCTGGCGGACGCCTTGCGCATGCTGAAACAGCAGGCACTGCGCACGCCGCACCCGCAGTGGGTGCGCGTGGTCGGCGGCTGGACCGAATTCCAGTTCGCCGAAAAGCGCATGCCGACCCTGGAAGAAATCAATGCCGCCGCGCCCGACACGCCGGTGTTCATCCTCCACCTGTACGACCGCGCCTTGCTCAACCGCGCCGCCTTGCGCGCCGTCGGCTACACCAAGGACACGCCGAATCCGCCAGGCGGCGAAATCCAGCGCGACGCCGCCGGCAATCCGACCGGCATGCTGATCGCCAAGCCGAACGCGATGATCCTGTATGCGACCCTGGCCAAGGGCCCGGCCTTGCCGCACGAGCAGCAAGTCAATTCCACCCGCCAGTTCATGCGCGAACTGAACCGGCTCGGCCTCACCAGCGCCATCGACGCCGGCGGCGGCTTCCAGAATTATCCGGAAGATTACGCCATCATCGACCAACTGGCGCGTGACCAGCAGCTGACGATACGCATCGCCTACAACCTGTTCACCCAGCGCAAAGGGCAGGAGCTGGAAGATTTCCAGAAATGGACCGGCATGGTTTCGCCTGGCCAGGGCGACGATTTCTACCGCCATAACGGCGCCGGCGAGATGCTGGTATTTTCGGCGGCGGACTTTGAAGATTTCCTTGAGCCGCGGCCGGAACTGGCGGCCGGCATGGAAGACGAACTGGAGAAAGTGGTGCGGCACCTGGTCTCGCAGCGCTGGCCGTTCCGCCTGCATGCCACCTACAACGAGTCGATCAGCCGCATGCTCGATGTATTTGAAAAAGTGAACCGCGAAATTCCTTTCGACGGTCTGCACTGGATTTTCGACCATGCGGAAACCATCACGCCGCAGAATATCGAGCGGGTGCGCGTGCTGGGCGGCGGCATCGCCATCCAGCACCGGATGGCGTTCCAGGGCGAATATTTTGTCGACCGCTACGGCGCCGAAGCTGCCGCCCACACACCGCCGATCGCGCGCATGCTGGAGATGGGCGTGCCGGTCGGCGCCGGCACCGATGCCACCCGGGTGGCCAGCTACAACCCTTGGACCGCGCTGTACTGGCTGGTGTCGGGGCGCACCGTCGGCGGCATGAAGCTGTACGACAGCGCCGCCCGGCTGCCGCGCGAAACCGCGCTTGAACTGTGGACCAACGGCAGCGCCTGGTTCTCCAGCGAGCAGGGCAAGAAGGGCCGCATCAAGCAAGGGCAGCTGGCGGACCTGGCGGTATTGTCGGCAGACTTCTTCAGCGTCGACGAAGACAGCATCAAGGCGCTGGAGTCGGTGCTGACGGTAGTGGGCGGCAAGATCGTATATGGCGCCGCGGAGTTCGGACCGCTGGCGCCGCCGCCGATCCCGGTCTTGCCGGACTGGTCGCCGGTGAAGAATGTGCCGGGCCATTATCGTCCGGTATCGCAGCAGCGCCAGGCCCTGCCGCATCAGTGCGCAGGCGCCTGCGGCGTGCACGCCCATGCGCACGATGCGGCAAGAAAATCGACAGTGCCGATTTCAGACTATTCGGGATTCTGGGGCGCCTTGGGTTGCAGCTGCTTCGCGTTTTAA
- a CDS encoding sensor domain-containing diguanylate cyclase: MSKPAWHPISASPATRQASSRQRRHALWVCVGIVLGTLLLLPAAAVMGPRVPAFLPSYQTATVVAYVIITYLIFAHYRATRALDLLYIGAACFYCAGIFLLQFLALPDMFLPQGALLGGPQTTIWLWFFWHAGLALGILAYAASRWWSPALAHYHPGRMAQWLMAAVAVALVASLALVTAFHEQLPVLDNNGNFHRVLTSGVGPLLQALTAAALLLLWQATRFRAVLHVWLGVALVALLCDNAITMAGGSQFSVGWYVGRCNALVSATLLLLIYLREMNQVYLKTVHDARLLALNNAMLEVRMDQVRLDDLTGLPSRSLFLELAETLRSRDLPGRHAVALLFIDLDGFKRINDDLGHDRGDTVLVEVAAALRSVLRDSDIAGRVGGDEFVVCLVAPAAAIKATATAVAGRIVSRVAAIGDGIGCSIGIALCQAENMEWDSAMRQADEAMYQAKRQGKSRFTVYGHTLLDEMA, from the coding sequence ATGTCCAAGCCGGCCTGGCATCCTATCAGCGCTTCGCCGGCGACGCGGCAGGCGAGCAGCCGCCAGCGGCGGCACGCCCTGTGGGTCTGCGTCGGGATCGTGCTGGGAACGCTGCTGTTGCTGCCGGCGGCAGCGGTCATGGGGCCGCGGGTGCCGGCTTTCCTCCCTTCCTACCAGACCGCGACCGTGGTCGCCTATGTCATCATCACCTATCTGATTTTTGCCCACTATCGCGCCACCAGGGCGCTCGATTTGCTGTATATCGGCGCCGCCTGCTTTTATTGCGCCGGGATCTTCCTGCTGCAATTCCTGGCTTTGCCCGACATGTTCCTGCCGCAAGGAGCATTGCTGGGCGGGCCGCAGACTACGATCTGGTTGTGGTTTTTCTGGCATGCCGGCCTGGCGCTGGGAATCCTGGCCTATGCCGCCAGCCGCTGGTGGAGCCCGGCCCTGGCGCATTACCATCCCGGACGCATGGCGCAATGGCTGATGGCGGCGGTGGCGGTGGCGCTGGTGGCCAGCCTGGCCCTGGTCACGGCATTCCATGAGCAATTGCCGGTGCTGGACAACAACGGCAATTTTCATCGCGTGCTCACCAGCGGCGTCGGCCCCTTGCTGCAAGCGCTTACCGCTGCAGCCTTGCTGCTACTGTGGCAAGCCACCCGCTTCCGGGCGGTCTTGCATGTATGGCTGGGGGTGGCGCTGGTTGCGCTGCTATGCGACAACGCCATCACCATGGCCGGCGGCAGCCAGTTCTCGGTGGGCTGGTATGTCGGCCGCTGCAACGCGCTGGTTTCTGCCACGCTGCTGCTGCTGATCTATCTGCGCGAAATGAACCAGGTCTATCTGAAGACAGTGCACGACGCGCGCTTGCTGGCGCTGAACAACGCCATGCTGGAAGTCAGGATGGACCAGGTGCGGCTGGACGACCTGACCGGCCTGCCTAGTCGTTCCCTGTTCCTGGAACTGGCGGAAACCTTGCGCAGCCGCGACTTGCCGGGCCGCCATGCGGTGGCGCTGCTGTTCATCGACCTGGACGGATTCAAGCGCATCAACGACGACCTCGGGCATGACCGCGGCGATACCGTGCTGGTCGAAGTGGCCGCTGCCCTCAGGTCGGTGCTGCGCGACAGCGATATCGCCGGCCGGGTCGGCGGCGATGAATTCGTGGTGTGCCTGGTGGCGCCCGCCGCCGCCATCAAAGCTACCGCCACCGCGGTCGCCGGCCGCATCGTCAGCCGCGTCGCCGCCATCGGCGACGGTATCGGCTGCAGCATCGGCATCGCCCTGTGCCAGGCCGAAAACATGGAGTGGGATTCTGCCATGCGCCAGGCGGACGAAGCGATGTACCAGGCCAAGCGCCAGGGCAAAAGCCGCTTCACGGTATACGGCCATACGCTGCTGGATGAGATGGCCTGA
- a CDS encoding NAD(P)H-quinone oxidoreductase, whose protein sequence is MRAIEITHPGGPEVLQICERPLPSFKPGEVLIKVQAAGINRPDVFQRTGNYSPPPGASDLPGLEIAGEIVDGDFGGSPFKKGDLVCALVQGGGYAEYCCAPTAQCLPLPEGWSAAEAASLPETFYTVWSNVFDRAKLASGETLLVQGGSSGIGAAAIQIATALGHRVFATAGSDEKCRACEALGAERAINYRTEDFAAVIKAATDGKGVNVILDMVAGDYVPREISCLADDGRLVFIATLGGSSANIDFRHIMMRRLTITGSTLRPRPIAFKAAIAAQLQERVWPLLAAKKIKPVIFKTFPLEQAAQAHALMESSSHIGKIMLTV, encoded by the coding sequence ATGCGCGCTATCGAAATCACCCATCCCGGCGGCCCGGAAGTATTGCAGATCTGCGAACGCCCCCTGCCTTCGTTCAAGCCAGGTGAAGTCCTGATCAAGGTGCAAGCCGCCGGCATCAACCGGCCGGACGTGTTCCAGCGCACCGGCAACTATTCGCCGCCACCCGGGGCATCCGATTTGCCGGGGCTGGAGATCGCCGGTGAAATCGTCGACGGCGATTTCGGCGGCAGCCCCTTCAAAAAAGGCGACCTGGTATGCGCCCTGGTGCAAGGCGGCGGTTATGCCGAATACTGCTGCGCGCCGACCGCCCAGTGCCTGCCGCTGCCAGAGGGATGGAGCGCGGCGGAAGCGGCGTCTCTGCCGGAAACCTTCTATACCGTCTGGAGCAATGTCTTCGATCGCGCAAAGCTGGCGAGCGGCGAGACCCTGCTGGTGCAGGGCGGCAGTTCCGGCATCGGCGCGGCTGCGATCCAGATTGCCACGGCGCTTGGCCACCGGGTATTCGCCACCGCCGGCTCGGATGAAAAATGCCGCGCCTGCGAAGCGCTCGGCGCTGAACGCGCGATCAATTACCGCACTGAAGATTTCGCCGCCGTCATCAAGGCTGCGACCGACGGCAAGGGCGTCAATGTGATCCTAGACATGGTGGCCGGCGATTACGTGCCGCGCGAAATCAGCTGCCTGGCCGACGACGGCCGCCTGGTATTCATCGCCACCCTGGGCGGCAGCAGCGCCAATATCGATTTCCGCCACATCATGATGCGGCGCCTGACGATTACCGGCTCGACCCTGCGGCCGCGGCCGATTGCCTTCAAGGCTGCCATCGCTGCCCAGCTGCAGGAGCGCGTCTGGCCGCTGCTGGCGGCAAAAAAAATCAAGCCGGTGATCTTCAAGACCTTTCCGCTCGAACAGGCAGCGCAAGCGCATGCGCTGATGGAAAGCAGTTCGCATATCGGCAAGATCATGCTGACCGTGTAG
- a CDS encoding c-type cytochrome: MKRLLKWMLAGLLLLIIAAVGVVVALNADDNSAPPLPAQAATNPAEQISRGAYLVRGGDCMACHTARGGKELAGGRAIQTPFGAIYAPNLTPDQETGIGSWSADDFWQALHNGKSKDGSLLYPAFPYTNYTKVTRSDADAMFAYLRSVPAVQQKNRQHDLRFPYNNRFLLYGWRALYFRPGVYQDETQQSVEWNRGAYLVQGLGHCSACHTTRNALGGTDLKADLGGGFIPVVNWYAPSLTSDQEIGLGDWDIEHITGLLKNGVSPRGTVLGPMAEVVGASLQHLSDQDVRAMAVYLKSLPRQKEASELKERASPDEVARVMELGQKIYKNHCIDCHQASGKGQWPAYPPLASNHAITMPAPVNAIRVVLNGGFAPSTAANPRPYGMPPYGPALSDSEVAAVVSYIRNSWGNKAPIVSAAEVNRYRAVPLD, from the coding sequence ATGAAACGACTACTCAAGTGGATGCTGGCTGGTTTGCTGTTGCTGATCATTGCGGCTGTCGGCGTCGTGGTGGCCTTGAATGCAGACGACAACAGCGCGCCTCCGCTGCCGGCGCAGGCCGCCACGAATCCTGCCGAGCAGATAAGCCGCGGCGCTTACCTGGTGCGCGGCGGCGACTGCATGGCCTGCCATACGGCGCGCGGCGGCAAGGAACTGGCCGGCGGGCGCGCAATACAGACGCCGTTCGGCGCCATCTATGCGCCCAATCTCACGCCTGACCAGGAAACCGGCATCGGCTCCTGGTCGGCCGACGATTTCTGGCAAGCGCTGCACAACGGCAAATCGAAAGACGGCAGCCTGCTGTATCCGGCTTTCCCGTACACCAACTACACCAAGGTCACGCGCAGCGATGCCGACGCCATGTTTGCCTACCTGCGCAGCGTGCCGGCGGTGCAGCAAAAGAACCGCCAGCACGATTTGCGTTTCCCCTATAACAACCGGTTCCTGCTTTACGGCTGGCGCGCCCTGTATTTCCGGCCTGGCGTGTATCAGGACGAGACGCAGCAATCGGTGGAGTGGAACCGCGGCGCCTACCTGGTGCAAGGGCTGGGCCACTGCAGCGCTTGCCACACTACCCGCAATGCCTTGGGCGGCACTGACTTGAAGGCGGACCTGGGCGGCGGTTTTATCCCGGTGGTCAACTGGTATGCGCCGTCGCTGACTTCGGACCAGGAAATCGGCCTTGGCGACTGGGATATCGAGCACATTACAGGCCTGCTGAAAAATGGCGTCTCGCCGCGCGGCACGGTGCTGGGACCGATGGCGGAAGTGGTGGGCGCCAGCCTGCAGCACCTGAGCGACCAGGATGTGCGGGCCATGGCGGTTTACCTGAAGTCCTTGCCGCGCCAGAAAGAAGCCTCGGAGCTCAAGGAGCGCGCCAGTCCGGACGAAGTGGCGCGGGTGATGGAGCTGGGGCAGAAGATCTACAAAAACCATTGCATCGATTGTCACCAGGCTTCCGGCAAAGGCCAGTGGCCGGCTTATCCGCCGCTGGCAAGCAATCACGCGATCACCATGCCGGCGCCGGTGAATGCGATCCGGGTAGTGCTCAACGGCGGATTTGCGCCGAGCACTGCTGCCAATCCGCGTCCCTACGGCATGCCGCCATACGGGCCTGCCTTGAGCGATAGCGAAGTGGCGGCAGTGGTCTCGTATATCCGCAACAGCTGGGGCAACAAGGCGCCGATCGTCAGCGCAGCCGAGGTCAACCGTTATCGCGCGGTGCCGCTGGATTAG
- a CDS encoding c-type cytochrome, which produces MSILSVRPAGRRLGAQFLFFLAAALPPVFATAAEADAGPVPDTIKQRLTACTACHGEQGRATNDGYYPRIAGKPAGYLYNQLHNFREGRRQYPMMTYLVDHLSDAYLQEIAQYFADQHPPYPPPQPPDPSSATRARGEILVNQGDPAKKIPACIACHGSAMTGVLPTTPGLLGLPRDYLASQIGAWKNGARHAVAPDCMAQVAQRLSAEDIGAVASWLAAQPVPADATAAAPSTAKLPLACGSILLPPANP; this is translated from the coding sequence ATGTCGATTCTTTCGGTAAGACCGGCCGGGCGCCGTCTTGGCGCACAGTTCCTGTTTTTCCTTGCGGCCGCGCTGCCGCCTGTCTTCGCCACTGCGGCCGAGGCAGATGCCGGTCCGGTTCCGGACACCATCAAACAACGTCTCACCGCCTGCACCGCCTGCCATGGCGAGCAGGGACGCGCCACCAACGACGGTTATTACCCGCGCATCGCCGGCAAGCCGGCCGGTTACCTCTACAACCAGCTGCACAATTTTCGCGAAGGACGCCGGCAGTATCCGATGATGACCTACCTGGTCGACCATCTGTCGGACGCCTACCTGCAGGAAATCGCCCAGTATTTTGCGGACCAGCATCCGCCTTATCCGCCGCCGCAGCCGCCCGATCCGTCGAGTGCAACGCGGGCGCGCGGCGAAATCCTGGTCAACCAGGGCGACCCGGCCAAGAAGATCCCGGCCTGCATCGCCTGCCATGGCAGCGCCATGACCGGCGTTTTGCCGACCACGCCAGGTTTGCTCGGCCTGCCGCGCGATTACCTGGCGAGCCAGATCGGCGCCTGGAAAAATGGCGCGCGGCATGCCGTGGCGCCCGACTGCATGGCGCAGGTAGCGCAGCGCCTGAGCGCGGAAGACATCGGCGCGGTGGCGTCCTGGCTCGCGGCGCAGCCGGTGCCTGCCGACGCCACCGCGGCCGCTCCCAGCACTGCCAAGCTGCCGCTGGCTTGCGGCAGCATCCTCCTCCCTCCCGCCAACCCTTGA
- a CDS encoding glycine zipper domain-containing protein, translating into MLYKKWICVALLASTTAAVSTSALAYNDGANTAIGAVAGAVIGGAVGGRNGAIVGGVLGAAVGATSGGYRDDNRGYYDRGQGYYAQPAPVYYRPQPTYYQPAPVYYRPAPVYYRPQPVYYRPQPVYYRPAPVYVENRDYYRQQYRGGYYER; encoded by the coding sequence ATGCTTTACAAAAAATGGATATGTGTTGCGCTGCTGGCCAGCACGACTGCTGCGGTTTCAACCTCTGCCCTGGCATACAACGACGGCGCCAATACCGCCATCGGCGCGGTGGCAGGTGCTGTCATCGGCGGCGCCGTGGGCGGCCGTAACGGCGCTATCGTCGGCGGCGTGCTCGGTGCTGCCGTGGGCGCAACTTCCGGCGGCTACCGCGACGACAACCGCGGCTATTACGATCGCGGCCAAGGTTATTATGCGCAGCCTGCGCCGGTGTACTACCGTCCTCAGCCCACTTATTACCAGCCTGCGCCGGTCTATTATCGGCCAGCCCCGGTGTATTACCGTCCGCAGCCTGTGTATTACCGTCCGCAGCCTGTGTATTACCGCCCAGCTCCGGTCTATGTGGAAAACCGCGATTATTATCGCCAGCAATATCGGGGCGGTTACTACGAGCGCTGA
- a CDS encoding NAD(P)/FAD-dependent oxidoreductase, giving the protein MSDEIVIVGGGAGGLELACKLGRKLGSGHVTLVDRALYHIWKPSLHEVAAGTRDIHQEGLSYQMLAHDNKFRFVYGAMTALDGINNTITVDAVLDESAQQLIPPRQIGFSKLVIAVGSVSNYFGISGAEENTISLNTTEDAEHFRLRLLKMLALADLQKEKDPQAGVDIVIVGGGATGVELAAELRDASSVYTDYDFPHLNPNRDVRITILEGAPRLLAPLTERVSKAATKLLQEREVKVVTDCRVAAIAENFVTDANGNNYVSDLCVWSAGIKAPDFLKTLGLPVTRSGQLEVDGMLKVAGSNNIYALGDCAACVGPDGKMVPPRAQAAHQQADYLLEMFVRSNKGQAAPDTPYVYKDHGSLVSFGRNTSVGTLMGSLTKLGWFVDGFFARMMYSSLHLMHLNALLGPVRTGVTAAASSLMKHAKPSVKLH; this is encoded by the coding sequence ATGTCGGATGAAATCGTGATTGTCGGCGGCGGCGCCGGCGGCCTGGAGCTGGCTTGCAAGCTCGGCCGCAAGCTGGGGAGCGGCCATGTCACGCTGGTGGACCGGGCGCTGTACCACATCTGGAAACCGTCGCTGCATGAAGTTGCCGCAGGTACGCGCGATATCCACCAGGAAGGCCTGTCTTACCAGATGTTGGCGCATGACAATAAATTCCGTTTCGTCTACGGCGCCATGACTGCGCTCGACGGCATCAACAACACGATCACGGTGGATGCGGTGCTGGACGAATCGGCGCAGCAACTGATCCCGCCACGCCAGATCGGCTTCAGCAAGCTGGTGATCGCGGTCGGCAGCGTTTCCAACTATTTCGGCATCAGCGGCGCCGAGGAAAATACGATTTCGCTGAACACGACCGAAGACGCCGAACATTTCCGGCTGCGCCTGCTGAAAATGCTGGCGCTGGCGGACCTGCAGAAAGAAAAGGATCCGCAGGCGGGCGTCGATATCGTGATCGTCGGCGGCGGCGCCACCGGGGTCGAACTGGCGGCGGAATTGCGCGATGCCAGCAGCGTCTATACCGATTATGATTTCCCGCACCTGAACCCGAACCGGGACGTCCGCATCACCATCCTGGAAGGCGCGCCGCGTTTGCTGGCGCCGCTGACCGAGCGGGTTTCCAAGGCCGCCACCAAGCTGTTGCAGGAACGCGAAGTGAAGGTGGTCACCGATTGCCGCGTCGCCGCCATCGCGGAGAATTTCGTGACCGACGCCAACGGCAACAATTATGTGTCCGACCTGTGCGTATGGTCGGCCGGCATCAAGGCGCCCGATTTCCTCAAGACCCTGGGTTTGCCGGTGACCAGATCGGGCCAGCTGGAAGTCGACGGTATGCTCAAGGTCGCCGGCAGCAACAATATCTACGCGCTGGGCGATTGCGCAGCTTGCGTCGGTCCCGACGGCAAAATGGTGCCGCCGCGGGCCCAGGCCGCGCATCAGCAGGCCGACTACCTGCTGGAGATGTTCGTGCGCTCGAATAAAGGACAGGCGGCGCCGGATACGCCCTATGTCTACAAGGACCATGGCTCGCTGGTTTCGTTCGGCAGGAATACCTCGGTCGGCACCTTGATGGGCTCGCTGACCAAGCTCGGCTGGTTTGTCGACGGTTTCTTCGCCCGCATGATGTATTCGAGCCTGCACCTGATGCACCTGAACGCCTTGCTGGGGCCGGTGCGCACCGGCGTCACGGCCGCTGCCAGCAGCCTGATGAAGCATGCCAAGCCCTCGGTCAAGCTGCACTGA
- a CDS encoding universal stress protein — MYRKILVAYNGTPESRSALYSCIQLAPGPDVEVHLLGVINLATYLMAGEFVAESAIRAEKTLLEQELIKGHKLLSDAGIKAVDHFESGEPVNVISDLVSKLAIDLVIVGHSRKKPMATRWWRGSVDTLLVEKVPCSVLVATDPCPPT; from the coding sequence ATGTACCGGAAAATTCTCGTCGCCTACAATGGCACGCCCGAAAGCCGTTCTGCCCTGTATTCCTGCATCCAGCTGGCGCCAGGCCCTGACGTCGAGGTCCACCTGCTGGGGGTCATCAACCTTGCCACCTACCTGATGGCAGGCGAATTCGTCGCCGAATCCGCCATCCGGGCTGAAAAAACCCTGCTCGAACAAGAACTGATCAAGGGTCACAAGCTGCTCAGCGACGCCGGCATCAAGGCAGTCGACCATTTTGAAAGCGGCGAACCGGTGAACGTGATCAGCGACCTGGTCAGCAAACTGGCGATAGACCTGGTGATCGTCGGCCACTCGCGCAAGAAACCGATGGCGACACGCTGGTGGCGCGGCTCGGTCGATACCCTGCTGGTCGAAAAAGTGCCCTGCAGCGTACTGGTGGCAACCGATCCCTGCCCACCGACTTGA
- a CDS encoding PAS domain-containing protein, producing the protein MTTDSHEAELGNPHSQDLLKTRALESLTATRDYVSRTTIAAIVVNAALMIVSGMVLIACIYQVNLLFPTSQLPLMRANTAAGFLLAAGSLLLQCLAARPQKAIRFVAQALAVLLLLFAGAALWQEAFHNAAWLEIVLAALAPQPGLRNPSGLHPMVAIGFILCGLALLLLDCRGKKESHLAEYLAISLIFLSTIPLLGYLYNVAAMTQMVYATSIPWLSAIAFLLFGMALLMSRPHQRLMAIITRHAPGGQMLRRSLPQMLVLLVALHWLADWGARQGIYDRTSVPPLLTLIDGVLVLFIFWRAAGKVDREYGARLQSAAELAEATALLIAVSDNTNDPIFVKDSQGCLIFANPAYLRQLGLTWQEAKHRRSSELFSREEDALRIDRDDARIMSGGVSETLEQTVQLPGGMVTFQTTKAPWFDQQRRVMGVVGIATDISERKRAEDSLRLRELELERTIAQRTALLRELANHMETIREEEKRAIARELHDNMGASLTALSMHLESVYKILPENEHWQQRQAQMQTLLSSLVATTRRIQVELRPNMLELFGLKAAILEQLEDFGQRTEIVCKSSLPDEEIAVDRKVEIAVYRMLQEILNNVSKHAQATQVDLILDIDEDRLALTVRDNGVGMSQERFENTATHGLRGLHERATYLGGAVRFAGGEGKGTTVVIELPMPMPEPAEAPKT; encoded by the coding sequence TTGACGACAGACAGTCACGAGGCGGAGCTGGGCAATCCGCACTCCCAGGATTTGCTGAAGACACGCGCGCTGGAAAGTCTCACGGCGACGCGCGACTATGTGTCGCGCACTACCATTGCCGCCATCGTCGTGAACGCGGCGCTGATGATCGTTTCCGGCATGGTGCTGATTGCCTGTATTTACCAGGTAAATCTGCTGTTTCCGACTTCACAGCTGCCTCTCATGCGGGCCAACACCGCTGCCGGATTTTTATTGGCCGCCGGTAGCCTGCTGCTGCAGTGCCTGGCGGCCAGGCCGCAAAAAGCGATCCGATTTGTGGCGCAAGCGCTGGCGGTGTTGCTGCTGCTGTTTGCCGGCGCCGCGCTTTGGCAAGAAGCCTTCCATAACGCCGCCTGGCTTGAGATCGTCCTTGCAGCGTTGGCGCCGCAGCCTGGTTTGCGCAACCCGAGCGGCCTGCATCCCATGGTGGCTATCGGTTTCATTTTGTGCGGACTGGCTTTGCTGCTGCTGGACTGCCGCGGCAAAAAGGAAAGCCACCTGGCCGAATACCTGGCGATCTCCCTCATATTTTTAAGCACGATTCCGCTGCTGGGTTACCTGTACAACGTTGCGGCAATGACCCAGATGGTCTACGCAACGAGCATTCCCTGGCTCTCGGCCATCGCTTTCCTGCTGTTCGGCATGGCGCTGCTGATGTCGCGCCCGCACCAGCGTCTGATGGCGATCATCACGCGCCATGCGCCGGGCGGACAGATGCTGCGCCGCTCGCTGCCGCAGATGCTGGTGCTGCTGGTCGCCCTGCACTGGCTGGCGGACTGGGGTGCGCGCCAGGGTATCTACGACCGCACCTCGGTGCCGCCGTTGCTGACCTTGATCGACGGCGTGCTGGTGCTGTTCATTTTCTGGCGCGCCGCCGGCAAGGTCGACCGCGAATACGGAGCGCGCTTGCAAAGTGCGGCGGAGCTGGCGGAAGCCACCGCCTTGCTGATTGCGGTGAGCGACAATACCAACGACCCGATTTTCGTCAAAGACAGTCAGGGATGCCTGATTTTCGCCAATCCGGCTTATTTGCGCCAGCTCGGGCTGACGTGGCAAGAGGCCAAGCATCGCCGCAGCAGCGAGCTGTTCTCGCGTGAAGAAGATGCTCTGCGCATCGACAGGGATGATGCCCGCATCATGAGCGGCGGGGTCTCGGAAACGCTGGAACAGACGGTGCAGCTGCCAGGCGGCATGGTGACATTCCAGACCACCAAGGCGCCATGGTTCGACCAGCAGAGGCGGGTCATGGGCGTGGTCGGCATCGCCACCGACATCAGCGAGCGCAAGCGTGCCGAGGATTCGCTCAGGCTGCGCGAACTGGAGCTGGAGCGCACCATCGCCCAGCGCACCGCCTTGCTGCGCGAACTGGCCAATCACATGGAAACCATACGGGAAGAAGAGAAGCGGGCGATTGCGCGCGAGCTGCATGACAATATGGGGGCGTCCCTGACGGCGCTCAGCATGCACCTGGAGAGTGTCTACAAAATCCTGCCGGAGAATGAGCATTGGCAGCAGCGCCAGGCGCAGATGCAAACCCTGCTCAGCTCGCTGGTGGCGACCACGCGCCGGATCCAGGTTGAATTGCGGCCGAACATGCTTGAACTGTTCGGCCTGAAAGCGGCCATTCTGGAACAGCTGGAAGATTTCGGCCAGCGCACCGAGATTGTCTGCAAATCCAGCTTGCCGGACGAGGAGATCGCAGTCGATCGCAAAGTCGAAATCGCGGTCTATCGCATGCTGCAGGAAATCCTGAACAACGTCTCCAAGCACGCCCAGGCCACCCAGGTCGATCTGATTCTCGATATTGACGAAGACCGGCTGGCCTTGACGGTGCGCGATAACGGCGTCGGCATGTCGCAGGAGCGTTTTGAAAACACCGCCACCCACGGTTTGCGCGGTTTGCATGAAAGGGCGACTTACCTGGGCGGGGCAGTCCGTTTTGCCGGCGGCGAAGGCAAGGGGACGACAGTGGTGATCGAGTTGCCGATGCCAATGCCGGAGCCGGCGGAAGCGCCTAAGACATAG